Part of the Odocoileus virginianus isolate 20LAN1187 ecotype Illinois chromosome 16, Ovbor_1.2, whole genome shotgun sequence genome is shown below.
GAGGGAGAGAGACCTGGCCGTGATCTCCTGGACATCACTCGACTCCACCTAGGTAGCCTGCTGCTTCTTTTGCCCACAGGCAAGGCTGGCGCTGGTAGAAGGAATGCTAACCTTCTTTATAAGGCCATGCCACTGCAGCCAGTGAAAGGCCCCATCTCAGGGAGGCAGGAGAACAGGGCACATTCATTCTGATTCAACTGTCCCTGCCAGGGAGGAAGTCGCTTCACGTGGGTGTAAACCAGGAGCCTGAAGAAATGTAGCAATCTCTTGGGGTGACCATTGCATCCCCTTGTAGTGCTCCTGAAAAGTCACCTGTTGCAGGGGTGTCTTCCCAGCCTGAAACAGCCAGATGAGCTGTTACGGTGGGAGGAGTCCAAGTGTTATTTATACCCCCACCTACTTTGCAAAGGCTCCTAGGAGGCTCACGAAGGGAATTACGCTCCTAACACTGAGCTTTCCCCCCCTTGTCCTTCCCACCCATCTCTCATGGCATGTGGCCATTAAAATCAAATCTCATCGACAAATGGTcacaagaatgaaataacgctGCCAACAAGAAGCTGAATACTCCATCTATAGTTGATCCACAGATGTAGCTGCGCCCTTCCTCCATGGTATtccttgtaaaaaaatttttttaaagctgatctATATCACTCAGCCCTGTTCATGCATAATTCTCAGTAAGGATACGGTACATCCAAAGTCCACATGCCCACGACCGTTTTACATTTCCAGTATAACAACAAAAAGTCGCTCAATGGACAATCTTAAAACATGCACCAACCAAGATCACAGCTGGTCTTATGGGAAAATGTCCTCCAGACCGAAAAGcacaaagggagagagaagggaaacgATTCCAAATGAGAGAATGAAGACTAGAGTGATTACACAAAATAACTGCAGTCTAAGGTAGATACAGCAGGTAAAACCAAGGAAAGCTGTATGGATCCAGGAACGCCTCTCCAAATATTTGGTTCATGCTAAAAAATAGagcacatttattaaaaatatatatttataaaccttgatatgaacagatacacacatcaagccaatgaaaaaaagaaaaaataagttatcTCCCCAGTATCAAATAGTTAGACACTTTTGATGAATGGGATGCTTCTTAAGGATTGTCCCTGTGGTTTTTTGGTACCAAACAGTTCATCCAGTTAGGAGGAAACACATGTCCTGGGAGAGAGGCCAAGAGCTGTGTCTGCTGTGAGCTGCATCCACCCATTCCTCTTTTTGAACACGTGACATCCGTCAGCGACCTGGGATAACCCATCTCTGTACCCATCCACTCCCTGATGGTGTCAAAGGGCGGTCTTCCAAGCGCCTTTCAGGTCCCCTGCCAACGATGTTGAGTTCCTTGCTGTGTGAATGAGTTTTGGTGGATTCATTGTGCTTTAGTGTCTGCTCCTCGCAGCAGGGTTGGTTGATTTTGGTGACCCTTTATCAAGTTCGAAGGTGCATCTGATCGAGCGGTGTGTGTCGGTCAAGGCTGCTTGTTGGCGCAGTGTCCAGTCACTGATCTGCCAACACACAGGACTCCTCCTGTCTTTTGGCCATCCCGAGGCCCGAGGACCTGCTGGGCCATTCACAGAGTGGTGTAGATGTATACAAATATGATGACGATCAGGTTCAGAATGGTCCCAATAATCCCCAGCATCGCCAAGACACTCTCTTCTTTACTCTCCTTTTCCTGGCCTCCTCTGTCTTCATCATTTCCACCCGTGATTACCATCTTGGTGGCAAATGTCTTTATCTTCCTCCCCAGACTAACCTGCAATTGGAAAGAGGCAGCACAAAAAAATGACGGTTTATAAGCATCCTCTCCAAAGCCTGGCAGACTGGGTAGGGGAGTGAGTTCATGTCTGGGGATGAGGTCTTGGGTGGGCCCAAAACGCTCATGGAGAAAACCTTGGGACGCACTGCTCTTTGGCCATGGAGAAATGGCAGGGCATGGCTGATCAGTTTCAAGGATGAAGGTCGTGATATTAGCATAAGGAACTCAGCCCCGGGGTTCAGCTTGGCCACCACCCACTCTACTGGGATTCTGTTTTAGTCCTTTGCCTtgaagcagagacagagacagcCGCACAGTTGTCCAACAAAAGCACGTGGATTCTCCCACAGCAGCGGGAATTTGACACGCATTCATGTACTAGATCCCACCCTAGACAAGTCCAGTCCTGCACGTGCATGAAGTGGGCAGGCCGGCGTCATGGTCACACTGTGCTTTAAACACTGGCCACCCTGCGAACAAGGGTGACCGAACATAGGGAAGGCAATTTACTGAGACCAGAGAGGATGGAaacagggggagggggagagcatCATAAGAATCCCACATCACCACCAGTGGGAGCACACACTGGTAAAATCATTCTGGAAAGTTCCCTGGCATGACCCAGAGAAGCAAAGAGATATTCCCCAACGGGGCTCAACACCTGACCTCCCAGGTGTTCATCTTAGAGAAATCTCTGTAACTGTGAACTTGGAGATGGTGACAGAAATGCTCCTGAAGCTTCAGCTGTGATGGCAGAGGCCCAGAAGTAACCCAAACAGGCATCAAGAGCTGAAGAGACAGACACGTGGCTCCTACGATGGACGCATCCACACCAGAGAATATGATATGGCAGTGAAATGAACGCACAGCTGCTACACGTGACGGGGTGGATGAGGCCCCCATCTCGTATGAAGAAGCGTGGTGCAGAGAACGCCCACAGCATGTGTCAATTCATAAAGACTCAACCAGGGCACAGCAAACAAGTACATTTACAGACGCACACTTTGGAGTTTGTAAAATGCAAGAGAATGACCGATAGAATTCAGGAGAGTGGCTACTTACAGGAAAGGACAGAGCGGGAATCCCCTCGAAGGAGCACCCAAGACCTTCAATATACTGGTCATTTTCCATTTGTGAGGCTGTGCGGGAAGCATGTGGAGGTTCATTTCTTATCTTTATCCTTTCAACTGTTTCAGAGATTGCCTGACGTATATGacgtattttgtaataactaagatatttctatttattctttaaaatcataaatatgaccattcagggggcctggggagCAGCTGAAGCCTTCTTTTCCACTGATGACTAATCCAAAcaatgtgggggggggggatgacTAATGTGTATGAGGTGGCAACAGCAACAGCCTGTCCTACTTGATGAGATGGGACAGGGACCAGGCCAGGGCCCCTGGCTCACCTCTTCCATTAGAGAGCTGTGGCTTTTCAAGCTAGAAGGCTTTTCAGGCTCCAGAGTGGTGACAATTAATTTTCTCTGTCAACCTGACCAAGTCCTGGATCCTGGGGTGCCCaaacatttgtaaaatatgattctgggtgtgtctgtgagggtggtTGCAGGATGAGATTGACATTGGAATTGGTAGACGGAGCAAAGCAGACTGCCTtccccagtgtgggtgggccTCTTCTAAGGAGCTGAAGGCCTGCATAGCAAAAAAAGGGTTGAATGAGAAGGAACTTCTCCTGCCCAACTGCCTTTGAGCTGGGACATCAGCTGTTTCCTGCTTTTGAATCCAGACAGAAACCTATGCTCTTCTTGGGTGTTGAGCCTGCCAGCCTTCAGACTGAAATGAAACCATCAGCTCTCCTGAGTCTCTTGGTTGCTGACTCACTCTGCAGATCCCAAGACTTGGGGGTCTCCATAatcacatggggcttcccaggtggcactaggggtaaagaacctgcctgtcaatgcaggttagatgtaacagacacaggttcgatccctgggtcaggaagatcccctggaggagggcatggcaaccctctccagtattcttgcctggagaatcccatggacagaggagcctggtggtccagagcgtcgcacagagttggacatgattgaagtgacttagcgtgcataaTGATATGAGCTAATTTCTTATAACAGACCTCTATCTCTCTTTCTATctatatctctgtctctctctcattggttctgcttctctgaagaACTCTTGACAAGTCAGTTCAGGGGTCAAAGGATATTTCAggacaaacacatgagaagaatCACAAAAAAGGACTCCAGGAAGGCAGAGAGGGTGGCTGCCAGGTGAAACGCCTGCacatctcttccttcctctgggcACATGAGCCCCTGCAAGGGCCAGGTCACACCTTGGGAACCTAGTCTGGGTTCAGGACACAGTGTCTGTGGATAGATTTCTGTGTGAAGACCCAGGGAACTGATGCAACAGGCATATGTGCACAAATGAACAAGCGTGTGCCTTAAAGGGAAGTCTCATTCCCTTCACAACTTTGGTTTACTTGACAGACTTAGAGTGGGTTCCTACCACCCTAAAGTGGTCAGGGCAAGACTTCATCTTTTCAGAGCTCTCCACTCTGTCCTAGCCAATGGAATGAAACTTCTTGGATAACATTTGTATACAGGATGTAACTTCTAATtagaattgctttttaaataaaaaaagtagCTTTGTCTAGGCAAAGCTTCCAGGCTGGAtatgtttggttttctttctttttcttcccagtacagttttttttaatgatgtgtaATACCACAGAAAGGCACACAGACTTTACACATACTTGATGAATATTCATACCTGTTAGCTGTCACCAACATCAAGAAACAGAACCCTCAAGTACTCTAGGAGGCTCCCTATTCCATTCaatccttttcctcctgcctcttgaAAACCATTACCTTGATTTCTAACATCATAGGCTAGTTTTGCCTGTTTATGGATTTTATAGAAACAGAACCATACAGGATGTCCTCTTTTGAGTCTTTCCCCCTTCAATGTTATGTTGGTGAGACTCACCCATGTGTGTGTAGCTGTAGCTTGGTCATTCGCATTGTGAACAGTACTCCATTATATAAACAGACCCACtatgtgtgcatttattttactgctgatgggcatttgggttgctttcaGTTTGAGGTCGTTATGCTATTCCGAACATTCTTTTACATTCCTGCTGGCAACACAAATATGCATTTCCccaatgttttaaatgaaatttttcacgtacagcaaaaaaaaaaacaaacaaacaaaaaaaaaacaactttatacTAAGCACCCATACACTCAGCAACTAAATGTCACTATTAGCATGTTACTATATTTGCtttaatcactcacctagagccagacatcctggcgtgtaaagtcaagtggcccttaggaagcatcactacgaacaaaactagtggaaatgatggaattccagttgagctatttaaaatataaaagatgatgctgttcgagtgctatactcaatatatctgcaaatttggaaaactcagcagtggccacaggactggaaaaggtcagttttcattccaatcccaaagaagggcaatgccaaagaatgctcaaactactgtacaattgcggTCATTTCAAATGATAGCAAGggtatgctcaaaatctttcaagctaggtttcagcagtacattaactgagaactttcagatgtacaagctgggtttcaaagagccagaggaaccagatataaaaatgccaacatttgctggaccatggagaaagcaagtgagttccagaaagccatctacttctgttttgttgactgtgctaaagcctttgagtgtatggatcacaacacactgtggagaatctttaaaagatggaagtaccagaccaccttacctgcctcctgagaaacctgtatcaggtgaagaagcaacagttagaactggacatggaacaatggtctgcaaaattgggaaaagagtaagacaaggctgtatgttgtcaccctgcttatttaacttatatgcagagcacatcatatgaaatgccaggctggataaatcacaagctgaagtcaagatcgccaaaagaaatatcaacaacctcagatacgcagatgataccaccctaatggcagaaagcaaagaggaactaaagagtctcctgatgaaaatcaaagagaagagtgaaaaagctggtttaaaactcaacattcaaaaaatgaagatcacggcatctggtcccctcacttcatggcaaacagaagaggaaaaagtggaagcagtgacagattttactttcttgggctccaaaatcactgtgaatggccactgcagccatgaaattaaaagacacttgctacttggaagaaggaaagtgatgacaaacctagacagtgcattaaaacacagagatatcactttgttgacaaaggtccgtatagtcaaaaagttatggttttttgcagtggtaaagaatctgcctgtcaatgcaggagacactggagatgtgggtttgatccctgggttgggcagataccctggagtagaaaatagcaacccactccagtattcttgcctggaaaattcgatggacagaggagactggctggctatagtccatggggttgcaaagagtcagagatgactgagtacacacatcatttttctagtagtcatgtatgaatgtttCAGTTGAACCATAcagaagctgagcaccgaagaactcatgctttcatattgtggtgctggataaggcttttgagaatcccttggactgcaaggagatcaaaccagtcaatcctaaaggaaaccaaacctgagtattcattggaagaacggatgctgaagctgaagccccaatactctggccatctgatgtgaagagccgacttgctggaaaagactgatgctgggaaagattaagggcaggaggagagggggtggcagaggatgagatggttggatggcatcacggactcaatggacatgagtttgagaaaactccaaaaggtggtgaaggacaggggagcctggtgtcctgcagtccctagggttgcagagagtcaaacgtgacttacTGAATAACAACATTTGTTTTCTCAGATACCTATCCCTGCATCTATCCAGCCACCTTTTTGGGGTGCATTTCAAAGTAAACTACAAATATCATTATCTAtatcagtcgcttagtcatgcctgactctgagaccccaggtactacagcccgccaggcacctctgtccatgggattttacaggcaagaacacaggagggggttgccacttccttctccaggcaaatacCATCCTTTTAAATACTTCCCTTTAAATACTGCAGCGTACATGTATTAACTAGATTCAATGTTTGTTTGCAATGTTTTCTTTTGATGTAAATTTGTGCCATTTCCTATTGGCTCCACCCACCTAAGAGAACTGCTAGGGTATAAGGTATAAGTGGTTGTATCCACTCACTTGTTTCTGAGTGCGAGGCTGGCCCCTTCTTTTATCTTGGTGATTCCATGGCcttttcatggggtcacaagaaggaAAAGGGACACCCACTCCCTTCTCTGCCCTGAACAGACCTCTACCCAAGCACCAGTTATCTCTTTCACGTGTCTCCTGTTTCTTGCAGTTCTTTAGCTAGACTTGAGACTAGTTCCTTAACCTCTCCCTGAGAGAGCAAGCTTCTGAATCTCCAACCCCAAGCACAGGGCTTGGCATGGACCAGGCATTCGGGTAAGGGCACTGCAGGAATGTGTGAGTGGGTACTGCGGCGGAGGGGGCGGTGGAGGTTGGGGGGGTGAATCTGGCCATCCCTGTCTCTGCAGGGCAGGGAAAAAAGATCACCAAGGTCAGTCTAAAGAGACACAATTAGTGCTGCCCTTAAAACCCAACACCCATCATCGCAGTCACTCAAGCAAAACAAACTGCCAGTCACGGAGGCTGCTTGGTTTCAAGGCTTAATTTAGCCTCTTCCCCGAGTTAACCCGAGACAGCTCTGACTcaggaggaagtggaggagaaTAATCAGGTCGACTGTGTTTACTTTCTGAGGTCTCTGCAGAAAACCGAGAGCCCAGAAGAGGCCTTCTCCGACTCCCAAGAGCTGCATTCCCAAAGTCTGCCTCCAAGCGGCTTGAGTCATCAGCCTGAATTTCCCCAGAGAAACCTGTTGGGGGGGTGCAGCCGGATTCCCAAGGGAGCCACCGGGGGTTTCCTCGGAGAGAAGTGATTGGAACACGGTTTTCCTTGGGAAAAACTCTCTGGCCAGGGAGTGGAGGAGAATGAAAGAGGTTGGGAGATTAGCTGAAAACTAGACCAATAACAGAGATGGGaggggaaaataaaaccaaaataaaacagaaaggaaaggtgGGGCCTAGGCAACATCTGATCTGAGTCCAGCTGCACAGGTTAAGCTCATTCATTCAATCCctcactccttccttcctgccaggAGCTGGAGCGGGGAGAGAGGAGTGAGACTTAACTGCTAATGGGAAAGGTGTTTTTTGGGggaatgataaaaatgttctagacTTAAAttttggtgatggttgcacaactctgaactgtacactttgaaGAGGTGAATGTGGTGGTTTGTggattttatctcaataaagagGTTTATCTCAAAAAGAGAGAATTTGCAACAGTAGTGGAAATATAAATTACCTAGAAATCAATctaacaaaaatatgtaaaattttttaaaaagaaaagtttacagACATAAAGTTGCGCATAAGAAGGAAGACGCACCATCTTCAAGGACTGCGAGAGTCAATATCTAGAAAACATGAGTTCTTCCTAAGGCAATCTATATACAGAGCTATTGCAGTCAAAATTTCTACAGGGCTTTTGGTGCTACCTAGCaggctgattctaaaatgtatatcaAAGTGCCAAGAGATAATAATAGccaaattatttattaaagaaaaataagaaaggggAACTTGCCTAATAAGACATCATGAATTCTTATACAGCTTTAGGAGTTAACCCTTAGAAAGATAAgtcaaaagaacagaaatagagcTACACATACATGGACACTGCTCATCACTGGGGAAAATGGGCTTCTGGATAAACAGTGCTAGAATAATTGGGTAACCATATAgaaaaaatcaaaccaaatttCACCAGTTCCAGGTGGATTACAAACAACTGCGAAAAGGAAAACTTAAGAACTTTTATAAGATTGTATAAGTGAATATCTTTATGACCTTGAGGCAGAGGATACCTTATTGAGACATAACAGTGCAGAGGATACCTTATTGAGACATAACAGTTccaactataaagaaagatagtaataaattcaaaaacattaaatttaataCCTCTGtttataaaaaaatcataaagttaaGCCATAATCtgggatacatatatatacacacatatgtgtatgtactaTGTGTCTATcatatacatactatatacacAGTATATCACACATATCATGTTAGTGTCACGCCagtaagaaaatgacaaaacTCCCAGTAAAAAAACTGGGCAAAAACCATGTTCAGGCACTTCTCAAAACAGTAAGTAACCGTCGAGAAGCTAAACCTCAGtaatcagagaaacgcaaattaaaatacaatgagagcaaaaataataataaaatacagtgaGTTACTACCCAACAGCCATGATGGACAAGAGgtgaaaaaatcagagaaaaccaTTCAATACTGACAAAGGCTGTAAAGCAACAGGGAGGCTTGTTCACCAGCTTCGGGAGTACTGGGGCCTtccaaatggctcagtggtaaagaccctcctgtcaatgcaggagacgcaagagacacgggttcgatcgctgagccgggaagatgccctggagaagaggatgtcctctccatggacagaggagcctggtgagctacgtccacggggttgcaaagagtcggacatgacggagtgactaagcacacgcaGAAGGAGAACTTGGCCACTGTCACTTTGTAAGACAGGATGCTATCATCTTATAAAGATGGATATGCTCAGACCCTGATGACCCACCATCCCACCTGTGGGCACACACCTGGGAACACCTGCACCAATGGCCCACAGCGGCCAAGAATCTTGACAGAGAGCAACGTCAGTGTTAGCAACATGTTGggaacaacacaaatgtccatccacagggGCCTGTCATATATTCTGTATGGCGTGAAAAGGAGTGAAATGCTGCAGGCTGCAAGAATAAATCACTAATACAACGTAGATTTAAAAAGTAAGCTGCCAAAGACTACACAAAGGATAGTTCCAtctatataaagttcaaaaacagggAAAACTGAACAAGTTGTTTAGAGatggagtgagtgaaagtcactcagtcatgtctgactctttgccaccccatggacttagatagtccatgaaattctccaggccagaatactggagtgggtagcctaccccttctccagaggatcttcccgacccaggaattgaaccatggtctcctgcaatgcaggcggattctttaccaactgatctatcagggataaaattacaaagaaaagcaagaagataaTAAACCAAAAGGCCAGGGGAGTGATTACTACCAAGTAGAGAGGGGGAGTGGATGGGATTGGGGACCCCTGAAGTACTGGTAATATTTCTTAAGTGGAGAAGTGGGTACATGGATGCTTGTTCTTTACACCTTACATTTTCTAAATAGACTTTTGATATCCATCCAATAATTCACACAATTAATAGATGAATAATTATTTCAACTGAATACTTACTAATGAAACAAAgcttataataaaaacaaatttataattcattaaaacaacttaaaaaaaaaaaagatccacagGGTTCTGAAGACTAGAAGTATTGAGTgctatgtaaatatgtatgtgtaaatTCCAGGAGGAGCACTATGCTCTGTCACCAGGGAGGGGCCACCCTCTGTGCAAAGACCAAGGTGATGTtacggaactctgctcaatgtcacgtggcagtctggatgggaggggagtccgGGGTaggatggatacatgtgtatgtatggctgagttccctcgctgttcacctgaaatcatcgcagcattgttaattgactgtaccccaatacaaattaaaaaacaaaaagaccaagGTGATTGTGCAAGGCAACAATACCTCAGGTTTTGACAAAGGGATATTCAGTGGGAAGAAATGACAAGTCTGCCCTCAAACGCATCTGACATCCCATCTCGGCTCTGTGGTTTACCAGCTGTGTGGCTCGGGCAAGCGGCTTCACCTCTCTCagactcagtttcctaatctgtaaggCGGGGGTTAATACTTAGCTTGTAGGACTAAATAGGATGGCTGTGAACTGTCTGGTTCAAGGACTGGCAATTACTGAGATTAAATGATGATGATGTGGATGGTGACTGGGACTTGCTCTCGTGGCCCCATGAGCCTCCTTTCCTCCAGCTAAACACCGCCCACCTCTAACTGGTTCATGCAGTCCTGCCTAATCATGATCCTGCTCCTGGAAAGACCCATTCCAAAATCACAGCATTTACGAGGAAAACGGTACTTCAGGAAAGGTTTTCCCAGCCTGGTGGGGCAGGGCTATCCCCTCCATCATTCTGGGGCAGCACACCCATAATGCTGCCCAGAGCCACACTGGCTTTGGAGTCACCACACCATGCTATGGAATCATGATGCTACAGAGTCACATGGCCCTCTTCCTGTTCGAGGGAAGTGAGTGTTTGGAACCCAAAGACAGGACTGAGTATTCTGACTCTGTTACATTTCAGCAGGCTGACTTTTGCCCATGAAGCGACCCTGTGAGGCCATCTCAGCTTCCAGAGGACCCCTTCTACCTACCCAGTCCTTCTCCTCCATCTTCAGACCATCCACAAACTGGACATGCACACCCTCCACGCTGTTGTCTAGATGACTCATGTCCCAATTTTTGACCAGATTTCCAGGGTAATGCTAGCATCATTTGCATCACAAGTCATTTGACTTCTATTATTTGCTTTCTCCTTCTATGCATATTTCTCTATCTTTTTTGAAAGATGCCGTGAAGTCCAGCTAAGACTTCTAGGTCTACCAGGCCAGTGACCTTgccagaggaggacatggctgAGAAACGCAGTCCTAGGGACCCACACTGGGTCCTGGTGCCCTAGGTCCCCTCAATTCACTTGCAGGGTCCCCTTCTCTGCACCCAATTTCTCAGAGCTGTTTAGTAAGTCACAGATCTTCCTTCAGCTGCCACTTGGCAATCAACAGCAAAcagggaatgaaaaaaaaaacaaaccttacaGAATTATGAAACATTGCACAGTAGTTTAAAATGAGGATCAAAAGACCAAGTGGCCTAAAGGCAGATGCCCCAGCTatgagatggggaaaaaaaccacAAGATATTGCTATTCAGTCCTACTTAGGATTCCAAATAATAGTTTTAAAGCTGCACTAGAACAGCAGAAAATGCCTGGGGgaagaatattttgaaattttctgtaatgTAGTTGATTATGTTATTttagatgtgaagagctgactcactggaaaagaccctgatgctgggaaagattgaaggcaaaaggagaatagggcggcagaggatgagatggttggatggcatcattgactcaacggacatgaatctgagcaaactctaggagatagcgaaggacaagaaagcttggagtgctgcagtccatggggtcacaaagagtcagacacgactgagcgactgaacacatgTTGTTTATATTCCCTCATATTCAAAACACATATATGCGTAAATAAACCATGAAGACTCCAAGTGCTTCTGTCTTTCTAAGAGCCTTAGAAAATTCACTATACGAGTGAAAAGGACAAAGCAGGCAGCCTTCTCTGTGACAGTATCTCTCTGCTgggggaaggaagtggggagggggctggaatTTGAGCTGGGAAAGGGGTGTGGCTGTGTGTGGTAATGCCAAATGTTAAAAGTTCTGACAGTGTTTTTGTTCCACCAGAGATACTCAGGCAACATGGAGCTGATTTCAGTAAGCTTTAATTCTAgcagaaattcatttttcaaaatactgCCAGTCTTGGGACTAAATCTGAGCTCCCCAACATGCTGAGAGGTACCACTCATTCCAGACAAGGAGAGGAGAGATTATTTCATTCAAATTCTTTCCAGGACTTGCTGACCACGTTCCCAAGAGTGGCTCTGGCTCAACTGTAATTCCCAGTGTTTCTCCATCTCAAGGAAATTTTGATATTGTTGGGGGGAGGAAGT
Proteins encoded:
- the TUNAR gene encoding protein TUNAR isoform X1 yields the protein MVITGGNDEDRGGQEKESKEESVLAMLGIIGTILNLIVIIFVYIYTTL
- the TUNAR gene encoding protein TUNAR isoform X2 — encoded protein: MRCWVSLGRKIKTFATKMVITGGNDEDRGGQEKESKEESVLAMLGIIGTILNLIVIIFVYIYTTL